Genomic DNA from Lacipirellulaceae bacterium:
CCATAAGCCATGAAACGGAAGCGCGAGTGTTATTTGCTCCTCGACAAAGCACGCTTCCATCATCTTTCTGTCTTCTCTGTCTTGTTTAAGCCATTGAAAAACATCTCGTTTCAAGTTGAGCAAAGAATTGAAGGGAGCGTCAGGGTTGCCTGGTGATTGCGATTGTGATGTGTAATTGGCTCCCAAGCTCAAATGGCATGCTACTTGCGTTGGTAAGCACCATTATCCCAAAAACGGTTGGCGGCCGTGGGGTGAGTTGCCCGGTTTCTGCCGGGCAATAACCGATTTTCCGAAGTTCCCGAAGCGAGAGCTGCTGAACTTGATTGCTGTCGAAGAAGTGCCGTCAATCCTCTACTTGCCCAAAAACAGAGCGAACTCTGTCGAATTATTTGGCAGTTGTTTTGTCTCTGCGAAGGCAACTCTGAGTCGCAGCCTAATAGAGGCGGGCGCTTCGAGGCGTTCAGCATTCCTGCCATTCCTAAGGACTAATAAATGATGATTCTTCCCGTAGCCAAGTCACCTCATTCTAGAAGTCGTGCCTATTCGAATCGGCGGCACCATTCTGGGATGTTTGTAGGTTCGGTTTCGCGCTGGGTCTTGCGGTTTCTCTTGTTGCTGAGCTTTCTGTCAACTTCAGTCACCGGAGTGGCTGCCGACAAGCAACTGCTTGATCTTGAGAAAGACGAGGTGAAGTTTGGGTTCATTAAGCTGACCGATTGCGCTCCGATCGTCATTGCCAAGGAGAAGGGCTTCTTTGAGGAAGAAGGTTTGCAGGTTGAAGTGATCGCGCAGCCTAACTGGAAGACTTTGCTCGACAACGTGATATCCGGCGAGCTGGACGGGGCGCACATGCTCTCCGGGCAGCCGATTGCCGCAACCATTGGGTTTGGAACCAAGGCGCATATCATTACTGCCTTCACGATGGATCTGAACGGTAACGGGATTACGGTTTCCAACTCGATCTGGGAGCAAATGCAAGAGAACGAAGAGCGGCTTCGTGACGACGCGCCTTCGCATCCCATCACCGCTGATTCACTGAAGCCAGTCGTTGAAGAAATGCTCGATGACGGTGAGAAGTTGCAGATGGGCATGGTCTTCCCCGTTAGCACACACAACTACGAACTGCGTTACTGGCTAGCTGCGGCTGACATTCATCCGGGAATGTATACCAAGAGCGACATCGGTGGTCGCACCGACGCTCAGGTGGAGCTTTCGGTGACGCCGCCACCGATGATGCCAGCCACCCTCGAAGCCGGGAACATTCAAGGCTATTGCGTCGGTGAGCCTTGGAACCAGCAAGCCGTTGCTAAGGGGATCGGCGTTCCGGTAACGACCAACTATGACGTTTGGAAAAACAACCCTGAGAAAGTCTTCGGTGTCACCAAGTCGTGGGCGGATGAGAATCCCAACACCCACCTTGCAGTCGTCAAGGCGCTGATCCTCGCCGGGAAGTGGCTTGATGAGACGGACGAGCAGGGCAAGCTCGTCAACCGTGAAGAAGCAGCTCGAATTCTCTCCCGATCCGACTACGTCGGCGCTGACTTCGATGTCATCAAGAACTCGATGACTGGCTTCTTCTACTTCCAGAAAACCGACAAGCGGGCGATGCCAGACTTTAATGTCTTCTTCAAATACAACTGCACCTACCCGTGGTACAGCGATGGCGTCTGGTTCCTAACGCAGATGCGTCGCTGGGGGCAGATCACTGAGCCCAAACCGGCTGAGTGGTACGACACAACTGCTAAAGAAGTTTACAAACCGGAAATCTACCTGAAGGCGGCTCGCATGCTAGTTGAAGAAGGGCTGCTCGAGGAAGCCGATGTGCCCTGGGATACCGACGGCTATAAGCCTCCGACCGACGAGTTCATTGATGGGATTACCTACGACGGCAAGAAACCGATTGAGTACTTGAATTCACACAAGATTGGCAACAAAGACTAGCAACAGAAGGCCGTGGTGAGCATCTCGCACCCACCACCCTCCGCGAGATGCTCACTCGGTTCTTTCGAGACACCCCGAGGAAGCAAACGATAGGCGGTAATCAGAATGAAGTACA
This window encodes:
- a CDS encoding CmpA/NrtA family ABC transporter substrate-binding protein, with product MFVGSVSRWVLRFLLLLSFLSTSVTGVAADKQLLDLEKDEVKFGFIKLTDCAPIVIAKEKGFFEEEGLQVEVIAQPNWKTLLDNVISGELDGAHMLSGQPIAATIGFGTKAHIITAFTMDLNGNGITVSNSIWEQMQENEERLRDDAPSHPITADSLKPVVEEMLDDGEKLQMGMVFPVSTHNYELRYWLAAADIHPGMYTKSDIGGRTDAQVELSVTPPPMMPATLEAGNIQGYCVGEPWNQQAVAKGIGVPVTTNYDVWKNNPEKVFGVTKSWADENPNTHLAVVKALILAGKWLDETDEQGKLVNREEAARILSRSDYVGADFDVIKNSMTGFFYFQKTDKRAMPDFNVFFKYNCTYPWYSDGVWFLTQMRRWGQITEPKPAEWYDTTAKEVYKPEIYLKAARMLVEEGLLEEADVPWDTDGYKPPTDEFIDGITYDGKKPIEYLNSHKIGNKD